From the Helicobacter sp. MIT 05-5293 genome, one window contains:
- a CDS encoding YqiA/YcfP family alpha/beta fold hydrolase — translation MEYFYSYGFHSSIKCETYQKLCAGLRLNPIELSYDNGGDFQTNLTRLCNQLTTYINERKISSFGFIGNSLGAFYLSQLTFLANDSKDSIPLPKKLIMFNPVVTPLTQLRKYADKIQINTTTSESFAFPLCSLESYKEARLPSAQLTQNTECFVCLGINDELIDINDTQRYWHNYARIITFEGGHKVKDFAPFREII, via the coding sequence ATGGAGTATTTTTATAGTTATGGCTTTCACTCTAGTATAAAATGTGAGACTTATCAAAAATTATGTGCAGGATTAAGACTTAATCCCATCGAATTAAGCTACGATAATGGCGGTGATTTTCAGACAAACCTCACCAGACTTTGCAATCAATTGACAACATATATCAATGAGAGAAAAATCAGCTCATTCGGCTTTATCGGCAATTCTTTAGGGGCATTTTATCTCTCCCAACTTACTTTCCTTGCTAATGACTCCAAAGATTCTATTCCTTTGCCCAAAAAATTAATTATGTTTAATCCTGTCGTTACCCCATTGACGCAGTTAAGAAAATATGCGGATAAAATCCAAATCAACACAACGACTTCTGAATCTTTTGCCTTTCCTTTATGCAGTTTAGAATCCTATAAAGAAGCACGATTACCAAGTGCGCAATTGACCCAAAATACAGAATGTTTTGTGTGCTTGGGTATCAATGATGAGCTTATTGACATAAATGACACGCAACGATATTGGCACAATTACGCGCGCATCATCACATTTGAAGGCGGGCATAAAGTCAAGGACTTTGCACCTTTTAGAGAGATTATTTGA
- a CDS encoding FkbM family methyltransferase → MGFLYKITCEIVACIARVLASFIPIRSMRHKVRNSIKNGLSFFPFLFVAKSDLHKRLLAVIALSKVYKYDNDRGGGKLPDYNEDVFHIQGANITVGGGVYSFYLRYDAIKIGEVLESLSDEYSKMMLVSALLHRHSMTQEHSNPHKRSHLQGLCIIHFYEHIWKYYYMLESILDKSKSIDSDNGPLYYIDLSLAKQLNLSHFKLYYSAGGVFVNYILEQYAYRHLVYAKEGDYVIDGGACYGDTALYFAHKVGQSGKIFSFEFNEDNLRVFHKNMSLNPDVKNITLFQNALYSDSQTKVFHAGSGGGSYLSLEAQDNQEYTMSISIDDLVDSGKIDRVDFIKMDIEGSELAALKGAEKTLKTYNPKLAICLYHSDSDYYKIPLYLKSVLPHYEFYCDHFTLGFYETVLFGRPKAH, encoded by the coding sequence ATGGGATTTTTATATAAGATTACATGTGAGATTGTAGCATGTATTGCTAGAGTCCTTGCATCATTTATTCCGATTCGGAGTATGAGACATAAAGTCAGGAATAGCATTAAAAATGGGCTATCTTTTTTCCCGTTTTTGTTTGTTGCAAAGAGTGATTTGCACAAGAGATTGTTAGCTGTGATAGCCCTTTCTAAGGTATATAAATATGATAATGACAGAGGTGGAGGCAAACTCCCAGACTATAATGAAGATGTATTTCATATCCAAGGTGCAAATATAACCGTGGGGGGGGGGGTATATTCCTTTTACTTGCGGTATGATGCGATAAAGATAGGAGAAGTTTTAGAATCTCTAAGTGATGAATATAGTAAAATGATGCTAGTTAGTGCGCTTTTGCATCGCCACTCTATGACACAAGAACATTCAAATCCACATAAACGCTCACACTTACAAGGTCTTTGTATCATTCACTTTTATGAACACATTTGGAAATACTACTATATGCTTGAATCTATCCTTGATAAGAGCAAAAGTATAGATTCTGATAATGGGCCATTGTATTACATAGATTTATCTCTAGCAAAACAACTAAACCTAAGTCATTTTAAGCTTTATTATAGTGCGGGTGGAGTTTTTGTGAATTATATCTTAGAGCAGTATGCCTATAGACATTTGGTGTATGCAAAAGAGGGTGATTATGTTATTGATGGTGGTGCTTGTTATGGAGATACAGCTTTGTATTTTGCGCATAAAGTAGGACAAAGTGGCAAGATATTTTCCTTTGAATTTAACGAAGATAATCTTAGGGTATTTCACAAAAATATGTCTCTTAATCCAGATGTAAAAAATATCACACTTTTTCAAAATGCTTTATATTCAGATTCACAAACTAAAGTTTTCCATGCAGGTAGCGGGGGTGGATCTTATCTTAGTCTCGAAGCGCAAGATAATCAAGAATACACAATGAGTATTAGCATTGATGATTTGGTAGATAGTGGCAAGATTGATAGGGTAGATTTTATCAAAATGGATATTGAGGGAAGTGAGTTAGCCGCGCTAAAAGGAGCAGAAAAAACCCTCAAAACTTATAACCCAAAGCTTGCTATCTGTCTTTATCACAGCGATAGCGACTATTATAAAATTCCTTTGTATTTAAAGAGCGTTTTGCCTCATTATGAATTTTATTGTGATCATTTTACGCTTGGATTTTATGAGACCGTGCTATTTGGGAGACCCAAAGCACATTGA